The following proteins are co-located in the Acetonema longum DSM 6540 genome:
- the rph gene encoding rifamycin-inactivating phosphotransferase, whose protein sequence is MNQYVLYFSETDKSSLALVGGKGANLGELCHISGVNVPTGFCITTQAYTDFVNRSEEFARLLDALRDIEAEALETIKETGQRIRTYLENLNIPSPISQEIIQAWQKTGSQYAYAVRSSATAEDLPGASFAGQQDTYLNIKGESELLVHVRKCWASLFTDRAIAYRAKNGFDHRKVLLSVVVQQMVFPEVSGIMFTADPVTGNRKVISIDAAFGLGEALVSGRVNADLYKVRNERIVKRQVAVKKMAIYPLADGGTEARDIPSQEQSKQALPDEAILALAQVGRRIEEHFGRPQDIEWGYADGRIYIVQSRPITTLYPLPELPDAMSGVYVSFGHVQMMTDPIKPLGMSIWAKTMATIDSQYSIVSAGGHLYFDITDTLASWLGRKTAPALYSKSDVLLSSAITEVIRHRDFIATLKPRKRAAGTKSYMRKSMGTMAGGMYEMLFREKIEAPDVTAISSQILSELRSELSRRSGRDRLDFLANHFGKVFMVFMDTIGKPVFAAWMASLLIGRLARRWLGESSVLDELTKSAPGNVSTEMGLELGDLADVIRPYPDALEYMKGADDATFLDGLERVEGGAAIRLAFAAFLAKYGMRCPGEIDVTRPRWREKPTQLVPSIISHIQSTEPGEHRLRFAQGRAEAEQAVQTLLLRLQRKLGGNFKAHLMGKLVRTYREFIGLREYPKYLMVSLLDEYKRAIMEEAARLAEQGTVDPAEDVFYLTLEELTAAVTTGRADRDKIAALKEKYAEYEKLKPPRVLTSEGEAIVGSYAPRDLPEGALAGTPVSAGVVEGRARVVTKLEEADLEKGDILVAPFTDPGWTPLFVSASGLVTEIGGLMTHGAVVAREYGIPAVVGVENATKLIKDGQQIRVNGTEGYVEIL, encoded by the coding sequence ATCTTGGTGAATTGTGCCATATTTCAGGGGTTAATGTGCCTACAGGCTTTTGCATTACTACTCAGGCTTATACCGATTTTGTGAACCGAAGCGAGGAGTTCGCCAGACTGCTGGACGCTTTGCGGGACATAGAGGCTGAAGCGCTGGAAACCATCAAGGAAACAGGCCAGCGTATAAGGACGTATCTGGAAAATCTCAATATTCCTTCCCCTATCAGCCAGGAGATTATTCAGGCTTGGCAGAAAACGGGCAGTCAGTATGCCTATGCCGTCCGCTCCAGCGCGACAGCGGAAGACCTGCCAGGAGCATCCTTTGCCGGGCAGCAAGATACCTATCTGAACATCAAGGGAGAAAGTGAGCTGCTTGTCCATGTCCGCAAATGCTGGGCATCACTATTTACCGACCGGGCTATCGCCTACCGGGCGAAAAACGGCTTCGATCATCGCAAGGTGCTGCTGTCGGTAGTCGTGCAGCAGATGGTTTTTCCCGAAGTGTCCGGCATTATGTTCACCGCTGATCCGGTGACAGGCAACCGCAAGGTGATTTCCATCGACGCCGCATTCGGGCTGGGAGAAGCGTTGGTATCGGGGCGGGTAAACGCCGACCTTTACAAAGTGCGGAACGAGCGGATCGTCAAAAGGCAGGTTGCTGTCAAAAAAATGGCCATTTATCCCTTAGCCGACGGCGGCACGGAAGCGCGGGACATCCCCTCACAAGAGCAAAGCAAGCAAGCGTTGCCAGATGAGGCCATTCTGGCGCTGGCCCAGGTTGGCAGGCGAATCGAGGAGCATTTCGGAAGGCCGCAAGATATTGAGTGGGGCTATGCTGACGGTAGGATTTATATCGTCCAGAGCCGTCCGATAACCACCTTATATCCTTTGCCGGAATTGCCCGACGCTATGTCGGGAGTGTACGTTTCTTTCGGGCACGTGCAGATGATGACCGACCCGATCAAACCGTTAGGGATGTCGATTTGGGCGAAAACGATGGCGACGATCGACAGCCAGTATAGTATAGTGTCGGCAGGGGGACATCTGTACTTCGATATAACCGATACGCTGGCCTCGTGGCTAGGGCGGAAGACAGCGCCGGCCCTGTATAGCAAGTCGGACGTGCTACTCAGCAGTGCCATCACCGAGGTCATCCGCCATCGCGATTTCATCGCCACTCTGAAGCCACGCAAACGGGCCGCAGGTACGAAGTCGTATATGAGAAAAAGCATGGGTACGATGGCCGGAGGAATGTATGAGATGCTGTTCAGGGAGAAGATCGAAGCGCCTGACGTGACGGCAATCAGCAGCCAAATCCTCAGCGAGTTGCGGAGCGAGCTATCCCGGCGCTCGGGTCGGGATAGGCTGGATTTCCTTGCCAATCATTTCGGCAAGGTTTTTATGGTCTTTATGGACACGATAGGCAAGCCGGTGTTTGCGGCCTGGATGGCATCGCTGCTGATCGGCCGGCTGGCACGCCGCTGGCTGGGCGAATCCTCAGTGCTGGACGAACTGACCAAGTCGGCGCCGGGCAACGTGTCGACAGAAATGGGCCTGGAACTGGGTGACCTGGCTGATGTTATCCGGCCTTATCCGGACGCGCTGGAGTACATGAAGGGAGCGGACGACGCCACCTTCCTGGACGGCCTGGAGCGAGTCGAGGGGGGCGCGGCGATCCGGCTGGCATTCGCAGCCTTTTTGGCTAAATATGGCATGCGTTGTCCGGGTGAAATTGACGTCACCCGACCCAGATGGCGGGAAAAACCAACCCAATTGGTGCCATCCATCATCAGTCATATCCAGAGCACAGAGCCGGGCGAGCATCGTCTGAGGTTTGCTCAAGGAAGGGCGGAAGCCGAACAGGCAGTGCAAACGTTGCTGCTGCGGCTGCAACGGAAGCTGGGTGGCAACTTCAAAGCCCATCTTATGGGGAAACTCGTCAGGACGTATCGTGAGTTCATTGGTCTTAGGGAATACCCCAAATATCTGATGGTAAGTCTGCTCGACGAGTATAAGCGGGCCATCATGGAAGAAGCGGCAAGGCTGGCAGAGCAGGGGACAGTAGACCCGGCGGAGGATGTTTTCTACCTGACGTTGGAGGAACTGACGGCTGCGGTGACCACCGGTCGGGCTGACCGAGATAAGATTGCCGCGTTAAAGGAGAAGTATGCAGAATATGAGAAACTGAAGCCGCCGCGAGTACTGACCAGCGAGGGTGAGGCGATTGTCGGCTCGTACGCTCCGCGGGACTTACCTGAAGGAGCCCTGGCGGGAACTCCTGTTTCAGCAGGGGTTGTGGAAGGACGGGCGCGGGTTGTCACCAAGCTGGAAGAAGCCGATTTAGAAAAAGGCGATATTCTGGTAGCCCCTTTCACCGATCCGGGGTGGACACCCTTATTCGTTTCGGCCAGCGGTTTGGTTACGGAAATCGGCGGGCTTATGACCCATGGCGCTGTAGTAGCCAGGGAATATGGTATCCCGGCAGTAGTAGGCGTGGAAAACGCCACGAAGCTGATCAAGGACGGTCAGCAAATCCGGGTAAACGGAACGGAAGGATATGTAGAAATCCTGTAA